GCAAATCTCCTCCAGAATCACCTAATTTCATTCTGTCAAACACCCGTCCGGCGACAGCCCCCACTTCTGGATTTTCCAAATAATTTTTCGCATGGGCTGCTAACAATTCTGGGGTTAGCTGAACATCATCATCAATAAATAATATTATTTCACCAGAAGACCGCCGCACAGCATAATTTCGCGCTCCTGGTAAACTTGCCCAATCTAATCGCAACCATTTAATTTTACCTACATCTGCCATCTCTTCTAGGTAGGCTTGAATTTCTGGCTGGTGCGTTGGGGTTTGGTCTATTACTAAAACTTCAAAATTGGGATAATCCTGTTTTAGGACATCTACAATGCTATCTCGTAGCGCTTCCTCTCTACCATAAGTCGGGATAACTACAGAAATTAAAGGATAATTATCCATGATTTTTATTAAGTGATTTTTCTATTTTGATAATAACCTGATAAAAATTAATTTTCATTAACTTTACTAAGCTACTATTGCCTTAATTTACAGTCAGTCAAGAACCGAAGAACTAATTAAGATTACTTTTAATTCTTTATACTCCTGCCGCAGCCGCATAGAGATTATCAAATAACTCATTTTGCTTTTCGGAGTTATGTACAAGTTGCGCTTGATCTAATGCTCCTGCACTTAAAAATTCGTAATGTTCTCGTTTATCACTTCTATCAAGAAATTGCATGATTTGTTGCAATGCTTGTTCTGCTAAATAGTCATAAGTGCTATCGACAATTTCCCAATATTCATCAGTTTTAGTTTTCTCTCCATGTAGCCAATTGCTCCAGTGCCTAATTTCATTAATTGGTAACTCTAAAATATAACCATTTTCACCATTACGAACAAACTCTGGTAAGGCGCAAACATTTGTCGTAATTACAGGAGTTGCAACAGAAAAACCTTCAATGATACTATAACCATAAGTATCATGTAATGTTGCCATTAATTGAAAATGGCTTTGCGATAATAGCTCAATAACTTTGTCATTAGGAATATTTCTATGGAAGACAACGTTACTTAATTTCAGTAACTTTAAATCCTCTACATATTTACTGCGATCTGGGAAATCAGTTGGAACTCCTGAACCATGTTCCAGTCCAGATATTATATGTACAGTAATGGGCAAACCTAGTTTTTCAGCTTTCTGGGCTAGTCTTAAAGCAACAACCCCACCTTTACGGGCAATGTGATTTCCGATAAATACAAGCTGGAGATTTTGCTGTTCCTGATAAATTTTCGATTGTTTAACTTTGATTGGAAAGTTGGGATGAATAACATCCACTTTCTTACTTACTTTTTCTTCTATTTTCCAACCTTCTATCCGCTTGATTAATCTCAACTTGGCATAATCAGAAATTGCAATAATTTTTTTACAATTGTCTAGTGCTAATCGATGATTTAATAATTCATAAATTGCTGCTTCAACTTTATTTTGAGGATTTCTATATAAGACACGATGATCCTCAAAGGTGAGAAACCAAGGTTTATTAGTATATAAAATTCTGTTGAAAGAATGAATTGCTTGGTATCTTTGCCATACAGGTTGCCAAGCCATAAAACTGGCTAAAGGATACCAAATTTTTTCTATAGGATATCTGCCTGCGGGGAAAGGCTTGGGGTAGATGAGTGTATGCCGAGAATTTCGAGGTAAGTTGGGAATGCTGAGGTGTTTTTGACCTCCTATGATAACTTTTGCCATTTTTATTTCATTTAAATTGTTTTTAGACGTTTTCTCTTGTTTTTTTGCTCAGGGTTGGCATCTTCCTTATCTTGTTTCTCTAATTCTGGCAGTTTAAAAAGAACTCCCGCAAAAAACCAATAATAGACAGCAACCGGGTCAACATCTAGAGGATAGTAGTAGGTGTTGTAGCTAATAAACAATATAAACACCCATAAAGCTGCTCCGTAACTGCGGAAATTACGGTTCTTTATGGAGCGATAGGTTTTAAAGCCCATAATTGTTAAACTTGTTACCAAACCCAAAAAAGCTAGTACTCCAATAATTCCAACTTCAAAAAGGACTTTGGGGTAGTAGGTTTCTACCAGTTTAGTTTTACCCATTGCGCGGGCAGAGTTAGTTGCTCGACCTAAGCCACTTCCTAAAGGCCCATCTACATTTTTCCAATTCTCTTCAAATTGCTGGACGATAAAATCTTGAGGTGGTGAAGCCTCCCACCGACCCGTAAAACTCTCGGTTCTCTCCTGGACGACGGTAGGGTTAGTTACCATCACAATTCCTAAAACTATAGCCAGTCCTATACCTATGGGGATAAATCGTTTAAGGTTGCCAATTTGACCAGTCAGCAATAGCAAAATCCCGAAACAGATTGGTACTAAGGCTAAGGCGATTCTTTGTCCAGAAATTACAGCATTGATAAAGACTGTTACTAAAGAACCTAAACCGACTAGCCGCCAAATTATAGAGGGATCGGTGAAGCCGGTGGCAAAGGTAAAAAAGGTGCTGGAAATTAAGAACCACGCCCATTGCCAAGGGGCTACAAATGTTCCTGGCAGACGAATTACTCCCTCTTCTGGACTATATAAAAGCGCTCCACCAAAATAACACCGGGCTTCTAGTGATGTGACAAATAGGGCATTTCCTTCAAGACCTCTAGTGCCTTGACATACACCAGTTAGTAGTAAGAGGTATTGGATACATCCCAACACACAACATATCAGTATGAGAACAATTTGGAGGCGCGATAAAAAGAGAAAATCCCGCTTATCCCGAATTAGATAGTAAGCACAACCAATCAGAGGGACATAACCTAAAAATACTTTTAGCCCCAAAATTCCCATACCTAAAGGTATTTCTTTCTCTGCTTTTTCTAATAGTCCGACGCTAGGCGGGTTAAACTGCTGTCCACCATTGACAAACAATAGTGTTAGTACACTGCAACCCAAGACAATATAAAGCGGAATTTTAATGCCTTGGGGAATAATTAAAGGTAATCCCTGCTTACGACAAGTTTGCCAAAGTCCAATTAGCGCTGGAACATAAAAGGCATCTTTAGCTAATTGGAGTATGGGACTACTGCCTAAATAGTAGGTGATGGTACCCCCAACAGGTACGTAAATGATGAAGGCATATAGCGCTTGGCGCGGGTATTTGTAAGAAAGGGATATGATGATTATCCCTAAAACACCGGGGACTGCTGCTTTAATTCCACCTACGAAAAAAAGCACAACGCCAACGAATAAACCGCCAAAAGTGGCGGTGGTGAGTAAACTAATGAGTTCTTTACGTGCTAGGGCTGCTTTGCGTTTTTGGGCTAACTGTTCTTTGAGACTAAGAGTAGAAGTTTCCTTAGAAGTCTGCTTTTTCGATTTTTTAGATGTCTTGGATTTTGACTTTATTTTCGGCATAGTAGCGCTGTAGCCTATCAGCATCAAGGTAATACATTATACTTGACAAATATTTTGGGATTGCTGTAAGTTGTACAATCCAAATTCGTCCTTAACTGATTGATTTAATAATTTGCGATTAAAAATGTTAAATTTCAATCTTTTTGAATTATCAAAAAGGTTTTCTCCTGTGTCCAGGATATAAACTGCTCCTGGAAATGGTAATGATTTAATAGCTTTTCCTTTATTCTCTAAAATATCCCTAACTTTGCCATGATCTATATAATATCTATAGTATCCGTAGCCACGATTATACTCTGCGCTTTCGGGCAAATAGTTCAGATCGTAGCGAATAATGTTACAACTACCGCACATTTTATAAAAATTCCTTCTTTTAATATATACATATTTACTACCTTCCTGATATTTATAACCTTTGTTAATAACCCATCCATCCGAATCAGGATGTTGTTGAATAAATTGGGCTAATTTTTTGCTGACGCAATCATCAGCATCAATTGCCATAGTGTGAGTAGGAGAAAATTGTTGAGCATAAATCAATCCTTTCAGGATTTTACGCCCTTTATCTGTGTCTCCTTTCGCTACAGGGTTAGTCTCGTTGGGAGGAGAAAAATCAACTGTAAGGTATGTAATATGAGAATGGGTGAATTCTATTTTTGGCTTTTCGTGACAAACAACAATAACGTGAAAGTTAGGTGAGGTTTGATTGCAAACTGATTTAATGCATCTTTCAAATAATTGGGTAACACGTTCCCAGGAATTGGAAACTTTTGCACTTTTAAGTGGGATAACAAAAACAAGCATGATATTATCCTTAGATCAAGTTTAGGAATCTGCTTTGAGTTTTAAAGTTAAATTGCTTAAGAGGCAATAGTAAAAGAAGCATTTTTGAGTATTGCTGAGTTGGTTCAAAAATCAAATATAAGTTTTATAGCAAAGAATCTCGAAGTAATTGAAGAAGAATTCAGAAGTCAGAATTCAGGAGTCAGAATCAAGACGCTCGATGACTCGCTAACGCTGCGCTATCCGCTTTTTCGTTCAGAATTCATTCTGAATTTTGACTCCTGACTCCTGAATTCTGTTCGATAATAACACGTTCAGACTGATGTGATGAGGTGATGAGTTTTTTGATAATTAATTAAGCGGACATTATATAACAATACAAATACAAATGTCACAGCTTCTACAGATAACCAAGGCTGGTTAATTTGTAGAAGCTGTGACGGAAAATTGGCGTTTGTTAAAAGCTGAGATAATAGCTAACTTAGTCCATCAGGTGTTGCTGGACTTTTGAAACTAATTCATTTGTCCAGTAGTTGGTAAGTTCGGCATTGGCGGCTTCTACCATAACTCTGATTACTGGTTCTGTACCAGAGGCGCGAACCAAGATTCTACCAGAATCACCCATTGCCGCTTCAGCAAGGGCGATCGCTTGTTGCACCGGTTCGCAATCTTGCCACCCCAAACGGCGATCGCGGTCTGTAACTCGCACGTTCCGCAATATTTGCGGATATGTCTGGAAGCTTTGATCTACTAATTCTGCTAGAGAAACACCCGCTTCTTTCACCAAAGCTGCCATATGCAAGGCTGTTAATAAGCCATCTCCAGTTACAGCATAATGACGGCAAAGAATATGACCTGATTGTTCGCCGCCTAACATTCCCCCAGTTCGCTGCATTTCGGCTTGTACGTATTGATCGCCGACGGCGGTACGAATTAATTTACCACCAATTTGTTGCCAAGCTTTTTCAAAGCCCAAGTTGGCCATGACTGTAGATACAATCAGGTTGTCTGGTAGTTGTTGGTTTTTTTGTAAATGCCGTCCCCACAGGTAGAGAATGTAATCGCCGTTCACTTGCCTGCCAGTATTGTCTACTGCTAAGACGCGATCGGCATCGCCATCGAAGGCAAAGCCGATGTCGGCGTTGTGTTCTTGGACTGTAGCGGCAAGAATATCTAAATGAGTGGAACCGCAGTTAACATTAATGCGATCACCATCTGCTTCGTTATGCAAGCAGATTACCTCTGCCCCCATTTCTGTAAATACTGACGGTGCTAATCCGACTGCTGCACCCCACGCCAAGTCTAAAACAATCTTCATTCCCTGAAGATTGAGGGTACTGTTTAAGGGTTTTTTTAACGCGTCGCCATAATGCCCCACTAACTCAAAACGTGAGTAATGCCGTCCGCAATTGCTAACTTTAGCAATAGGTGATATTTTCCCACGCAGTCCCGCTTCTATTTCTGCCTGTAATATTTGCGGTAGCTTTCCACCATTTGCACCAAAAACCTTAATTCCATTATCCTCTGGAGGATTGTGGCTGGCAGAAATCATCACTCCACCGATCGCATCACTGATGCTGGTGAGATAGGCAATGCAAGGAGTGGGACATAATCCCAAATACCAAACTTCTAATCCTGCTGCTGTTAACCCTGCACTCAAAGCCATTGCTAGCATATCGCTGGAGTTTCTAGAGTCCTGTCCGAGAATGACTGGTCCTATTTGAGTAGCATGGTTACGTAAAACAATCCCCGTCCAAAAACCAACTTGTAATGCTAAGGGCGCACTCAGCAATTCTCCGACTCGCCCGCGAATCCCATCGGTACCAAATAAAGGATTTGCCGGTAGTGGGATTAAATTCAGTCCAAAACTGCTTTCGATCCCTTTACCCAATCCTTCAGCTTCGGAAGGAGAATCTCCAGGAATGCCTGGTATCCGAGTTATAGATGAAACCATATATTTAAACACTCCACACAATCACACTGAAAAATAGCACTTAAGACTTTATTCAGCAATTTTGACATGCTTTTTCTCTTTAGAAATTCATTCTAAATTCAGCCATTTTTACGTAATTATACTGAATTGCAGGCTTTAAAATTGTAAATATTTCATGAAGCCAGTATTGGTTTTTACATTATTAGTAAAGTCTCCACATTTTAGCTAATTATTCCCTTTATGCCATGCACTTTAGTCTTGATTTTTATCTATATTTAGTTCACATTTTGCAATGCTACTAACAAGAAATAGAATGTAAGGAATATTACCTAGATTTCATTATGAATATTTTTAGGAAAACTAAGAAGGAAAGCAAAAGTTAGCTTATAACAACAGAAAATCAAAACACCGGAATGTAAAGTTATATTACGTAGTTTTATTGCTGTGTAAAAAACTACAAAATTATTGCAGCTTAAAAAATTTTAATATAAATTCTCATCAAATAGTTTTAAGGTAACGTTTTAATGGCTTTTTTAGCCGTTAGTGAATTAAAACTCCGGCAGTTAACTTTTTAAAGTTGAGAATTTAGCATGAGCAGCAATTTAGCAACCAAATTACGTGTAGGCACTAAGAAAGCCCACACAATGGCAGAAAATGTAGGTTTTGTCAAGTGCTTTTTAAAAGGAGTAGTCGAAAAAAACTCTTACCGGAAACTAGTTGCTAACTTCTACTTCGTCTACTCAGCGATGGAAGAAGAAATGGAAAAGCATCGCCAGCACCCAATTCTTTCTAAAATCAACTTTCCCCAGCTAAACCGCAAGTATACCTTAGAGCAAGACCTGAGTTATTACTTTGGTGCTAACTGGAAAGAGCAAATCAAACTATCTTCCGCAGGTGAAGCTTATGTAAAGCGCATCCGAGAAATCTCTGCCACAGAACCAGAACTGTTAATCGCTCATTCATATACTCGTTACTTGGGCGACTTATCTGGGGGACAAATTCTCAAAAACATTGCTGTAACGGCGATGAATTTGTCTGATGGGCAAGGAACAGCTTTTTATGAGTTTCCAGAAATTCCTGATGAGAAGGGATTTAAAGCGAAATATCGCCAAATTCTGGATGAATTACCCCTTGACGATGCGGCAACCGATCGCATTGTTGAGGAAGCAAACGCCGCTTTTGGCACGAACATGAAGATGTTCCAAGAATTGGAAGGCAATTTGATTAAAGCGATCGGTGTAATGGTGTTCAACAGCCTCACACGGCGACGGACACGCGGCAGTACTGAACTCGTCACTGCTGAGTAACGGTATTGACATTGCGGAGTATGGTGTGTGGATTCTAAGTCCAGATAGCCTGATGCAAGATAATTTACAGGTATTTCTGGAATAAGAGCGATTAACGCTCAAATATTTAGGGGCAATAGCCCTGTGACTGTTTTCTATTTGTGAAAGCAAGCATGGGGAGATTGCCCCTCAATTATGATTAAAAGAGTTAGGAGTCATTCGATTTTAGATTTAGGATTTAAGGTTTTCTTTTAATCCCCAATTCAAAATTAGGTAATTTCTGGGCGATCTTCATCCTAAACTGGATATTGCTGTGCGATCGCTATCTTCATCTTGTAGCGGTAAATCATATTTATTATAGAGAACTTTTATATGTCGGCTAAATTGCTCCTCTACAAAATAGCTGCTAGAAAATTCACTTGCAAAAGAAACTTGGTGAAAGTGATAATCTAGATTTAGTAGATTGTAGACAAGTCTTAAAAAATAATCATCGATCCAGAAATCTACATCAAATAGTGAAATACCATATTTCCCTTCCAACCTACGATTTAAAGTTTTTAGTAACCAAGACCATTGAGGTTTGAGGGTGGGATCGATACGGTTCCCAAATACAGGATTAAAAAACTGATTTACTTGAGTTGTTCTCACATCAATCACTTTAGTTAGTAAATCTGCTGCTTTGATTGGAGATGAATTAAACCAATAGTTAGCAACTACTAAATCATGTAAATAAGCAACTACAATTTTAGGGTTTTCTTTAATGAACTGCGATCGACAAACAATTCCTCTGATTGATGGAATTCTTAAACTACTTGTTTGAGATAAAGGCAGCTTTCTCACAAAAGCGTAAGCTTCTAGAATTGAGGCGAAAGTGTAACAGCATACGTAAGCATCTATAGTTTTGTTTGCCAAACTCTTACTTGCTTTACGAGGATCTTCATTCACTAATCTACAATCTTTACTGACATCCATATTATAGAGGTCAAAAAGAGTGATGATGAACCTATGAGCATTGGAACCAAATAAGGTAGAAATTCGTTTACCTTTGAGATCCTGAACAGTATTTATAGAAGAATCTTTATGCAAAACAATATTTATATCTTGACCTAAAAGATTATATGAAGCAATCCCAATTAATTTAGAACCAAAACTAAAATCATCAAAGAATTGACTACCATTATTCAAGAGATAAATATCATCTAAAATACAAATATCTAGCTCTCCCCGCTTTATGTGTCGGTTCATTTGTTCGCCAGAGTCAAAAGGTAGAATTTGTAACTCGAAATTTCGAGTAATTTCAATATTTTTGAAAATAGCCTGTTCAAATGATGAAGATGCTCTCTGTAAATCAGAAATATACTTAGTCCCATACCCAGCAATAAACTGTCCTATAGAATCTCTCTGAATACCTATCCTCAGAATTTTTTCCTTTTTAGGAGAATACCTATTTAAAATTAAGTTTATATTAGTCAAGCTTTCCAAATTGTCTCGATCGAGTCTAAAGCTTCTCACCAAACCCTCTGCGGATATTAACAACTCACTAAAGCGAGGAACATGCAGATAAATACCATATTCATTAACATCTTGAATAGTCAGAGTAAAAACTTGGTATTGAGCTATTATCTCAGCTTGGCAAAAGTCAGGTAAAATCGTTATTTTTTGGTTTTTTGAGGCATAATTTAGTACATCTTTATAACTGTTTAGCACGTGTACGCCGCTTAATTGGTTTCTCAAAAATACATTTTTAGATAGTTCTTGATAAACCTCGTCTAAAAGCACAAGATCAGCCAGATTAATATCATTTATGTTAACTAAGCTATGCTCATTCAAATATTTATTTGCTCCAAAGACAAACAACAGCATTTTATGAGTTTTTAATCTAGTGCAGTGGTGTTCTTCTTTATATCCAGAGCAAGTGTTGAGTAGTAGCTCCATTTCTCTGAGGTGAGAATTGGAAAAAAATCTGCTATCTTTAACCGCAATTTTTTTGAGATTTCTGTCTGGAAAACAAAGCTGAAATCGCTGCAAATATTGTTTTAGCCAGACTTCTAAAATTAAACTAGTAGCCCCCAATATTAAATCTTCACCTTCAGCGCTAAATGTTGCCTGAAATTCTTCTTGCAGATTTTCTACAGTTTCTACAACATTAAATGTCTGGGAAATCAATTTCTTGCCTTTATTAGTCAAGCATATAGAGCCGGGAGAGCGATTTAACAGAATTACTCCGAAATAATCCTCTATCTGTTTGACTTTTTTACTAATTAATGATTGACTATAACCTAGTTTTTGTGCTGCTTTAGAGAAGCTACCACAGTCATCTACTGCTTTTAAAATTTTGATGTGGTTTAGGGTAATATCTTCGAGTTTAATTTTATTCATGCTAGGTAGGGCAAGATTTTAAAATAATTCGTAATTAAATTTTGTAACGGGGATATTAATTAGGCATCAAAACTTGCTGCCTTGGGAGGCAGGGGAATTAAACCCCCAAACTCTTTTAATTACAAGGGAATTAAGATATTCTGCTGTGTATATTTTGATATTACTAATTCGTGGAAGCGAATAGTATCTTCCAACATAGATTCAAATTTGAGTACTATTAAGTCAACGCCAACAGCTTCGTATTCTTTCAGGCGGTTAAGAATAGTATAGCGATCGCCAACGAGTTGAGCAGATAAACCAAGGTTAGCTTCAATGGTTTGCTTGATATCGAGTTTGTTATGGGCAACGACATTAGGATCGATTTGTTCTTGAAAGTACTTGATTTGCTGCTGATTGGCAGAACGATAAATCGCTTCTAATCTGGCTTCGGCTTGGGAAGTATGTTCACGAACGATCGCAAATGCACTCATTGCTACTTTAATCTGACGGCCGTAGCGATCGCTAGCTAATCTTTTCACTTTCTGCACCAATGCTGCCGTTTTTTCAGGTTCATCAGCATTGATAAATAGATAATCTCCCTGACGAGCCGCTAAGTCAATCGCCCTGTCTGATTCGCCGGCAATGAAAATAGGTGGTGTTGGTGTAGGCTTATCTGTGAGGATACCACCCGCAATATTGTAGTATTTGCCAACATAATTAAAGTCTTCAACTGTCCACAGCCCCTTAATTACATCAATGTACTCTTCTAATCGCGCGTAGCGATCGCTGTGAGGTAGCCAGACATCTCCATAGCTTTCTACTTCTAATTTCCACCAACCTGCAATACCACTCAGAGCAAATCTGCCGTTACTAAGTTGATTTTGAATGTTTGCACTCAGCTTCGCAATAACCGCAGGCAATTTAAAACCAGGTTGTACAGCCGCAACAATCTTGATATTCTTGGTGTTCAAACTTGCTAAAGCTGCTGTAATCCAAGCATCAGCGACATTATAGTTAGGGCCATGAACTGCATTTAAGTAATGTTCAGGAATGTAATAAAAGTCATAACCTAACTCGTCTGCCTGAACTGCCAGTTTCACCAAATCTTGAGTGGATAAATTAGCTTCATGGTTGACAACCCGCAATCATCCACCACAGACCGGCGACCAAATTCCAAACTGAAGTGTCATAAATCTTTTTCCTGTGCCTTTTTTTACGAGATATCTATTTAACTACGGTATCTATATCTTTTTGCCGTGGTTTAGTAGTTCACACTACCACATTTATTTCTGCTGTGCATAGTTGCAGATGACACATGTAAATCACTTGCTTATCACGTTCTGGAATAGTATCAAAACTTTAGTCAAATATTGATTTCTGGTTGTTCTGACTGAATCTGACTGAATCAGGATGATAGCCAGCAAATATAAAATAATAATTAAATACACAGCCAAATTGAGCAGTATTCCATTTTGGAACATGGAAATGGAATTTAAGTATATCAAGTCACGACATCGGAAAAATTCTCGTGATAAAGTCTGATTCATTAAAAACTACGGTAGTTCAGTCGGCTTATAGTATATTGCGACCATAAGAACCTGAAATTGTCTACTTGTAAACTCAGAGTAGTTTACAGCCGCTCTCAAGCTTTCAATTTTGATCAAAATTTTGCCCTATCATTCTCGTTCGGATGCAATAACTTTAACCTCTCTCCTAAAAGCAGAGAAGCTTTGAATCTTACTCCCCAACGCTAGCAGGAAAGGGGCTGCTCTTGTTGTATGTATTCCAAATATTTCCTCCTGCCTCCTGGCTCCTGCCTCCTTTTACTAACCAAGCAGTTTCAATTACAAACACACAATTATGGTAGATATTAAGTTCGCATACTGGATTCCCAACGTTAGCGGTGGGTTAGTTGTTAGTAAAATTCCCCAACGAACAGATTGGACTTATGAATATAACGCTAAACTAGCTCAGACTGCTGAAGAAGTTGGATTTGAATATGCACTAGCACAAGCCAGATTTATCGCCAGCTATGGCGCTGAATATCAGTTAGAGGCATTAACAACCGTATCAGCCTTGGCTCCAGTTACCAAGAAATTAAAGCTAATTGCAGCAGTTCACCCTGGATTGTGGCATCCGGGAGTAGTGGCTAAAATCGGCTCTAGCATTGATTTTCTCTCTAACGGACGGTTCGCTCTGAATGTAGTTAGCGGCTGGTTCAAAGATGAATTCACTATATATGGTGAACATTGGTTAGATCATGACGAATGCTATCGTCGTTCAGAAGAATTTATCCGCGTTCTCAAAGGTTTGTGGACTGAGGATGAGTTTCACTTTAAAGGCGATTTTTACCGCATTAACGGCGGTTGGGTGAAGCCTAAACCAGTTAATCAGAATCCACACCCGGAGATATTCCAAGGTGGTAATTCCAAAGCTGCGCGGCGCATGGCTGGTCGTGTCTCTGATTGGTATTTTATGAATGGCAACACCATAGAAGGGGTGCGAGAGCAGATTGAAGAAGTGTCTGCATTAGCGCGTCAAGCAGGACGCAAAATTAAGTTTGGTCTGAATTCCTTTATCATCGTGCGAGATACAGAAGCAGAAGCCCATGAAGTATTGCGCGATATTATTGCCCAAGCCGATGTAGAGGCGGTGAAAGGATTTGGTGAAGCAGTGAAACAAGCCGGATCTTCTACTCGTGAACGTCAGGGAATGTGGGCGAATTCCAATTTTGAAGACTTGGTGCAATATAACGATGGGTTCCGTTCAGGCTTGATTGGCACTGCCGAGCAGGTGGCTGAAAAGATTCGCCAGTTTCATGAAGCGGGAGTTGATTTAATTCTCGGTGGCTTCTTACACTACACAGATGATTTACCTGCATTTGGTAAGACAGTAATTCCGATTGTGCGCGAACTTAAAGCTACTCGTCGGACAGCTGATGAGTTAGTTGGAGTATAGATCATACGGTTCGGTTTAAGGGCAAGATGTCCATCCCTCAAATGGGTATTTCGCGTTGTCTCATAGGAGTGGCGATTATGAGTCACTCAATCACAATCAAGGAGTTTTACCATGACATCAGTAATTAATACTGGTCAGAAGGCGCATATTATTCGAGATGACAAAGAAGCGATCGCGATCGCTCACGAATTAGCAGCTGAGTTTGCCAAGGGAGACTCAGAACGCGACCAAAATCGGCGTTTACCTGCTGAGGAAGTAGAAAAGTTCTCCCAGAGTGGATTGTGGGGAATTACGGTTCCTCAAGAGTATGGTGGGGCTTTTGTATCAAATGCAACCCTAGCAGAAGTAATTAAAATCATCTCCGAAGCTGATTCTAGCCTCGGTCAAATTCCCCAAAACCACCTTTATATGGTGGAAGCAGTTCGGTTGGATGGCACTGATGAGCAGAAAAAGTTCTTCTTTGATTTGGTTCTACAAGGTAAACGCTTTGGTAACGCTTTCTCGGAAGTAGGTACTAAGTCTGTTAATGATGTGCAGACAAAGTTACAACCAGATGGATCTGACTTCGTACTTAATGGACGTAAATACTACTCTGCTGGGGCATTGCTAGCACATTGGGTTCCTGTCAT
The Nostoc punctiforme PCC 73102 genome window above contains:
- a CDS encoding glycosyltransferase family 4 protein codes for the protein MAWQPVWQRYQAIHSFNRILYTNKPWFLTFEDHRVLYRNPQNKVEAAIYELLNHRLALDNCKKIIAISDYAKLRLIKRIEGWKIEEKVSKKVDVIHPNFPIKVKQSKIYQEQQNLQLVFIGNHIARKGGVVALRLAQKAEKLGLPITVHIISGLEHGSGVPTDFPDRSKYVEDLKLLKLSNVVFHRNIPNDKVIELLSQSHFQLMATLHDTYGYSIIEGFSVATPVITTNVCALPEFVRNGENGYILELPINEIRHWSNWLHGEKTKTDEYWEIVDSTYDYLAEQALQQIMQFLDRSDKREHYEFLSAGALDQAQLVHNSEKQNELFDNLYAAAAGV
- the hpsL gene encoding hormogonium polysaccharide biosynthesis protein HpsL, coding for MPKIKSKSKTSKKSKKQTSKETSTLSLKEQLAQKRKAALARKELISLLTTATFGGLFVGVVLFFVGGIKAAVPGVLGIIIISLSYKYPRQALYAFIIYVPVGGTITYYLGSSPILQLAKDAFYVPALIGLWQTCRKQGLPLIIPQGIKIPLYIVLGCSVLTLLFVNGGQQFNPPSVGLLEKAEKEIPLGMGILGLKVFLGYVPLIGCAYYLIRDKRDFLFLSRLQIVLILICCVLGCIQYLLLLTGVCQGTRGLEGNALFVTSLEARCYFGGALLYSPEEGVIRLPGTFVAPWQWAWFLISSTFFTFATGFTDPSIIWRLVGLGSLVTVFINAVISGQRIALALVPICFGILLLLTGQIGNLKRFIPIGIGLAIVLGIVMVTNPTVVQERTESFTGRWEASPPQDFIVQQFEENWKNVDGPLGSGLGRATNSARAMGKTKLVETYYPKVLFEVGIIGVLAFLGLVTSLTIMGFKTYRSIKNRNFRSYGAALWVFILFISYNTYYYPLDVDPVAVYYWFFAGVLFKLPELEKQDKEDANPEQKNKRKRLKTI
- a CDS encoding glycosyltransferase family A protein, which encodes MLVFVIPLKSAKVSNSWERVTQLFERCIKSVCNQTSPNFHVIVVCHEKPKIEFTHSHITYLTVDFSPPNETNPVAKGDTDKGRKILKGLIYAQQFSPTHTMAIDADDCVSKKLAQFIQQHPDSDGWVINKGYKYQEGSKYVYIKRRNFYKMCGSCNIIRYDLNYLPESAEYNRGYGYYRYYIDHGKVRDILENKGKAIKSLPFPGAVYILDTGENLFDNSKRLKFNIFNRKLLNQSVKDEFGLYNLQQSQNICQV
- the glmM gene encoding phosphoglucosamine mutase; the encoded protein is MVSSITRIPGIPGDSPSEAEGLGKGIESSFGLNLIPLPANPLFGTDGIRGRVGELLSAPLALQVGFWTGIVLRNHATQIGPVILGQDSRNSSDMLAMALSAGLTAAGLEVWYLGLCPTPCIAYLTSISDAIGGVMISASHNPPEDNGIKVFGANGGKLPQILQAEIEAGLRGKISPIAKVSNCGRHYSRFELVGHYGDALKKPLNSTLNLQGMKIVLDLAWGAAVGLAPSVFTEMGAEVICLHNEADGDRINVNCGSTHLDILAATVQEHNADIGFAFDGDADRVLAVDNTGRQVNGDYILYLWGRHLQKNQQLPDNLIVSTVMANLGFEKAWQQIGGKLIRTAVGDQYVQAEMQRTGGMLGGEQSGHILCRHYAVTGDGLLTALHMAALVKEAGVSLAELVDQSFQTYPQILRNVRVTDRDRRLGWQDCEPVQQAIALAEAAMGDSGRILVRASGTEPVIRVMVEAANAELTNYWTNELVSKVQQHLMD
- a CDS encoding heme oxygenase (biliverdin-producing), with product MSSNLATKLRVGTKKAHTMAENVGFVKCFLKGVVEKNSYRKLVANFYFVYSAMEEEMEKHRQHPILSKINFPQLNRKYTLEQDLSYYFGANWKEQIKLSSAGEAYVKRIREISATEPELLIAHSYTRYLGDLSGGQILKNIAVTAMNLSDGQGTAFYEFPEIPDEKGFKAKYRQILDELPLDDAATDRIVEEANAAFGTNMKMFQELEGNLIKAIGVMVFNSLTRRRTRGSTELVTAE